A stretch of the Bacteroidota bacterium genome encodes the following:
- a CDS encoding polysaccharide biosynthesis tyrosine autokinase: MLYEVTPGSEAIKAIDFQIDIQKKLLKESIKSVRANIALRKNELQKKADLFAGTFKLPVNEVEYARLQRLFNINEKYYTLLLEKRTEFSISKAGFVSQNVILEKAEVPTSPVSPNSKITYIAYLLVAGLLGLFLILFRYLSHNQINSLNEISKYTNSSISILGIVPKCKQDIPVSQLLVDKSPKSLIAEAFRSIRTNLQFISNEPGPKTIALTSTISGEGKTFVAINLAGIIAFSGKKVVIIDLDMRKPKIHIGFNAQNTKGMSTLLIGKGEIEEAIQKSSLENLDFITAGPIPPNPSELIISDKMDEILSHLKTIYDVIIIDNPPVGLVSDGISMIQKADYPIYIFRAEYSKRNFIQNVDRLFNEANIKRLSVILNGVDIERKSYGYNYGYGYGYGYGYGYGYYDEGTKSSVKKSFFKK; this comes from the coding sequence ATGCTTTATGAAGTTACGCCAGGTAGCGAAGCCATTAAAGCAATCGATTTTCAGATTGATATTCAGAAAAAATTATTAAAAGAAAGTATTAAATCCGTTCGTGCGAATATTGCATTGCGAAAAAACGAACTTCAGAAAAAAGCCGATTTATTTGCAGGTACATTTAAACTTCCTGTGAATGAAGTTGAGTATGCACGCCTTCAGCGATTATTTAACATCAACGAAAAGTATTACACCCTTTTGTTGGAAAAAAGAACAGAGTTCTCCATCTCAAAAGCAGGTTTTGTTTCACAAAATGTGATTCTCGAAAAAGCAGAAGTTCCTACCAGCCCGGTTTCACCCAATTCAAAAATTACATACATCGCCTATTTACTTGTAGCCGGACTTTTAGGTCTGTTTTTAATTTTATTCCGCTACTTATCACACAACCAGATTAATTCTTTAAATGAAATTAGTAAATACACCAATTCATCCATCAGCATTTTAGGTATCGTACCAAAATGTAAACAAGACATTCCTGTTTCTCAATTGCTAGTTGATAAAAGCCCTAAATCATTGATAGCAGAAGCGTTTCGTTCAATCAGAACCAACTTGCAATTTATTTCAAATGAACCGGGACCTAAAACCATTGCTTTAACATCTACCATTTCAGGTGAAGGAAAAACATTTGTTGCAATCAACCTTGCCGGAATCATTGCCTTTTCAGGAAAAAAAGTGGTCATCATCGATTTGGATATGCGGAAACCGAAAATTCATATTGGATTTAATGCACAAAACACAAAAGGGATGAGCACCTTGCTAATAGGGAAAGGTGAAATTGAAGAAGCAATTCAAAAAAGTAGTTTAGAAAATCTGGATTTTATTACAGCCGGACCTATTCCTCCTAACCCATCTGAATTAATCATCAGCGACAAAATGGATGAAATTCTCAGCCATCTTAAAACAATTTATGACGTAATCATTATAGACAATCCGCCTGTTGGTTTAGTAAGTGATGGTATCTCCATGATTCAAAAAGCGGATTACCCTATTTATATCTTCAGAGCAGAATATTCTAAGAGAAATTTCATTCAAAATGTTGATCGTTTGTTTAACGAAGCAAATATCAAACGCTTATCTGTTATATTAAATGGTGTGGACATTGAACGAAAAAGCTATGGATATAACTATGGATATGGTTATGGATATGGATACGGATATGGTTATGGATATTACGATGAAGGAACTAAGTCCAGTGTAAAAAAGTCGTTTTTTAAAAAATAA
- the rfbC gene encoding dTDP-4-dehydrorhamnose 3,5-epimerase: MEVIATPIKDLFIIQPKVFEDPRGYFYESYNKSAFEKAGITVEFVQDNQSLSQKGVLRGLHFQNPPYAQGKLVRTIKGSVLDVAVDIRKNSETYGQHFDIILNETNKTMLWIPPGFAHGFLTLENDTIFSYKCTNLFNKPSEDCILWNDADIAIQWGIKKPLLSDKDKEGKQFKDFKSQF; this comes from the coding sequence ATGGAAGTAATAGCTACCCCTATTAAAGATTTATTTATTATTCAGCCAAAAGTTTTTGAAGATCCTAGAGGCTACTTTTATGAGTCGTATAATAAAAGTGCTTTCGAAAAAGCCGGTATCACAGTCGAATTTGTTCAAGACAATCAATCTCTTTCTCAAAAAGGTGTTTTACGCGGACTACATTTTCAGAATCCACCTTATGCTCAGGGTAAATTGGTGCGTACTATTAAAGGTAGTGTTTTAGATGTGGCAGTAGATATCCGAAAAAACTCTGAAACGTATGGTCAGCATTTTGATATTATTTTAAATGAAACAAATAAAACAATGTTATGGATTCCACCTGGCTTTGCGCATGGTTTTTTGACATTAGAAAACGACACCATTTTTTCCTATAAATGCACCAACTTATTTAATAAACCTTCTGAAGACTGTATCCTTTGGAATGACGCAGATATAGCAATACAATGGGGAATAAAAAAACCACTTTTATCGGACAAAGACAAAGAAGGAAAGCAATTTAAAGACTTTAAGAGTCAATTTTAA
- a CDS encoding undecaprenyl/decaprenyl-phosphate alpha-N-acetylglucosaminyl 1-phosphate transferase, whose amino-acid sequence MEHSTYLLIIYSGFFIGAAVLSFLINGLFLKFASNLGIRNTSETVIRWSPAAKPSLGGISFYLLFLLSIASYSIFFEHTQVLVNKQILGLLAAGTLAFLLGLSDDAYNTKPLLKLIIQICCALILVSTGTYITLFNQHYVNIALSMFWIVALMNSINMLDNMDAITTIVSITVIISALFVIYLNKGGHTIHTIILIGVLSALIGFLFYNWHPAKIFMGDTGSQFLGVFLAAIGIKYFWTPLDTTIIHENINDTKQFFISILTFAIPIIDTTTVVINRLRKGKSPFVGGKDHTTHNFFFMGLTEKRIALMYAGICFLNMFLCYLIINHIKEWGYIHIILFSVYFILLFFFFYAPTRKFSK is encoded by the coding sequence ATGGAACACAGTACATACCTATTGATTATTTACTCCGGCTTTTTTATAGGTGCCGCTGTATTGTCGTTTTTGATTAATGGTCTGTTTTTGAAATTTGCGTCAAACTTAGGTATTCGAAATACTTCAGAAACGGTTATAAGATGGAGCCCTGCGGCAAAACCTTCATTAGGTGGGATTTCATTTTATTTACTTTTTTTACTTTCTATTGCCAGCTATTCAATCTTTTTTGAGCACACCCAAGTACTTGTAAACAAACAAATACTCGGCTTATTAGCAGCAGGGACACTCGCATTCTTATTAGGACTTTCTGATGATGCTTACAATACAAAACCTTTGCTTAAACTCATCATCCAAATATGTTGTGCATTGATTTTGGTTTCAACAGGCACATACATCACATTATTTAATCAACATTATGTAAATATTGCATTGTCTATGTTTTGGATTGTAGCACTCATGAATTCAATCAATATGCTTGATAATATGGATGCCATAACAACGATTGTTTCAATAACAGTTATTATCAGTGCATTATTCGTTATTTACTTAAACAAAGGCGGACACACCATACATACCATTATCCTTATTGGTGTATTGTCAGCTTTGATTGGCTTTTTATTTTACAATTGGCATCCTGCAAAAATATTTATGGGAGATACCGGCAGTCAGTTTTTAGGAGTATTTCTTGCTGCTATCGGAATAAAATATTTTTGGACACCACTCGACACCACCATCATTCATGAAAACATCAACGACACCAAACAATTTTTTATATCCATTTTAACGTTTGCTATTCCCATTATTGACACAACCACCGTTGTGATTAATCGACTAAGAAAAGGCAAATCTCCTTTTGTCGGAGGCAAAGATCATACAACGCACAACTTCTTTTTTATGGGCTTGACAGAAAAACGAATTGCATTGATGTATGCAGGCATTTGTTTTCTAAATATGTTTTTATGTTATCTCATTATCAATCACATTAAAGAATGGGGATACATTCACATAATTTTGTTTTCTGTATATTTTATTCTTCTATTCTTTTTCTTTTATGCACCCACTCGAAAGTTTTCTAAATAA
- a CDS encoding lytic transglycosylase domain-containing protein — MQRKEKVIIILKSAKKYIIAFALVVVLISIVKLFSYSINDNLSDNEYQDYFNASYKTFSIRVPKNLNFAGEKTPITDFSVREAAERELVVNTYWQSQSLLLHKRANRWFPIIEPILEKNGIPEDFKYIALIESQLTNAVSPQGATGFWQIIESTGTSYGMEITEEVDERYHVAKSTEVACKYFKEAYKIFNNWTLVAASYNLGMGGVQGQIEKQKVNSYYDLALTEETARYVYRILAMKEIISRPKVYGYMLRKKDLYPPVATKKITVDTTIHNLADFSISQGVNYKILKLFNPWLRTNSLTNTNRKKYIIEIPKGTMNIYDLDGNYDGSNQLTPTDSVNLITVSPLQNDTLKTIEKPKE, encoded by the coding sequence ATGCAACGAAAAGAGAAAGTCATTATCATTTTAAAGTCAGCAAAAAAGTACATTATCGCTTTTGCACTTGTTGTTGTATTGATTAGTATCGTAAAACTATTTTCTTACTCAATAAACGACAACTTATCAGATAATGAATATCAAGACTATTTTAATGCCAGTTATAAAACCTTCAGCATTCGCGTACCCAAAAATTTAAATTTTGCCGGTGAAAAAACACCCATTACTGATTTTAGTGTTCGAGAAGCTGCAGAGCGGGAACTGGTTGTAAATACGTATTGGCAATCACAATCACTTTTGCTGCACAAAAGAGCCAATCGGTGGTTTCCAATTATAGAACCCATCCTTGAAAAAAATGGAATTCCTGAAGATTTTAAATACATCGCTTTAATTGAAAGTCAACTTACAAATGCGGTTTCACCTCAAGGAGCAACCGGATTTTGGCAAATCATAGAATCAACAGGAACAAGCTACGGGATGGAAATAACAGAAGAAGTAGATGAACGATACCATGTTGCTAAATCCACTGAAGTTGCTTGTAAATATTTTAAAGAAGCATATAAAATTTTCAACAATTGGACATTGGTTGCTGCCTCCTATAATTTAGGAATGGGTGGAGTTCAAGGACAAATTGAAAAACAAAAAGTCAATAGTTATTATGATTTAGCATTAACTGAAGAAACAGCCAGATATGTTTATCGAATTTTAGCAATGAAGGAAATCATTTCACGACCTAAAGTTTATGGATATATGTTGCGTAAAAAAGATTTATATCCACCTGTAGCAACAAAAAAAATAACTGTGGATACAACCATACATAATCTGGCCGACTTTTCTATCAGTCAAGGAGTAAATTATAAAATATTAAAATTATTTAATCCTTGGTTGCGGACAAATTCACTTACAAATACCAACCGTAAAAAATACATTATAGAAATCCCAAAAGGCACTATGAATATTTATGATTTGGATGGCAATTATGATGGAAGTAATCAATTAACACCGACTGATTCGGTGAATTTAATTACAGTATCACCTTTGCAAAACGACACACTAAAAACAATCGAAAAACCCAAAGAGTAA
- a CDS encoding M23 family metallopeptidase codes for MFYKTICLFIALSIAHASPFSIPINTSNRKDISSIQLTEIGEFGLIRKARKTVPAHFHTGIDIKRPNMNYNNEPIFSIAQGKIISKRTDGPYAQLIIEHHVGNTVFWTVYEHIAGITVNLHQTVTPDKPIARFMNKIELNKYGWQFDHVHLEILKTKPISIEPSKNTPERLYNSYSLICFKKDELEKHFYNPLLFLSKNLD; via the coding sequence ATGTTTTACAAAACAATTTGTTTATTCATCGCCCTTTCAATCGCACACGCCTCCCCTTTTTCAATACCAATAAATACCTCAAACAGAAAAGATATTTCTAGTATTCAGCTCACAGAAATTGGGGAATTTGGACTCATCCGCAAAGCAAGAAAAACGGTTCCGGCACATTTTCATACAGGAATAGATATTAAGCGTCCGAATATGAATTACAACAATGAACCCATTTTTTCTATTGCGCAAGGAAAAATCATTAGTAAACGAACAGATGGCCCCTATGCTCAATTAATCATTGAGCATCATGTTGGCAACACTGTTTTCTGGACCGTATATGAGCACATAGCAGGTATAACAGTTAATTTGCATCAAACCGTTACGCCAGACAAACCTATTGCTCGATTTATGAATAAAATAGAGCTCAATAAATACGGTTGGCAATTTGACCATGTCCATCTTGAAATTTTAAAAACAAAACCCATTTCCATTGAGCCGAGTAAAAATACTCCTGAACGATTATACAACTCCTACTCCTTAATTTGTTTCAAAAAAGACGAGTTAGAAAAACACTTCTACAACCCCTTGCTGTTTTTATCTAAAAACCTTGATTAA
- the uvrA gene encoding excinuclease ABC subunit UvrA, whose amino-acid sequence MANENISEIDFLEVVGARAHNLKNIDVTIPRNKLVVITGLSGSGKSSLAFDTIYAEGQRRYIESFSAYARQFLGNMERPDVDKITGLSPVISIEQKTVNKNPRSTVGTITEIYDFLRLLYARASDAYSYVTGEKMVRYSDDQIIQLILEKFQDQKILILAPVVKGRKGHYRELFEQIKKWGYLRVRIDGEVVELTKRIQLDRYKVHDIEIVIDRLEVNNEARPRISESMQLAMKQGKGIIMVQPFKTGKIEEEYGKVEFYSRHLMCPTSGISYDEPQPNLFSFNSPYGACPQCNGLGMISEVDIDKIIPNKKLSIRKGAIAPIGPHKGTWIFKQLEAIGDKYGFTLDTPVEDISDEAINTILFGSDEVFKIKQFTDSAATSYSIAFEGIANFIIKQNDEQSSPTIEKWIQGFMNKVPCAKCDGTKLKKESLHFKIDKKNIAELSEMGILELNEWFKDIEKRLSSKQNTIAKEVLKEIRTRISFLLDVGLDYLSLNRSSRTLSGGEAQRIRLATQIGSQLVGVLYILDEPSIGLHQRDNVRLINALKNLRDIGNSVIVVEHDKEMILAADHVIDIGPAAGIHGGKIIAQGTPKEILKFHTLTSDYINGVKEIAIPKETRKGSGKSLVLKGAKGNNLKDVSVEFPLGKLICVTGVSGSGKSTLINETLYPILNKHFYRAEKKPMPFKSITGLEHIDKVIDIDQSPIGRTPRSNPATYTNVFSDIRTLFAEIPEAKIRGYKPGRFSFNVKGGRCETCQGAGLRTIEMNFLPDVYVNCETCNGKRYNKETLEIRFKGKSISDVLNMTIDNAVEFFSSIPSIIQKIKTLQNVGLGYITLGQQSTTLSGGEAQRVKLATELSKRDTGSTFYILDEPTTGLHFEDIRILLEVLNKLVDSGNTVLVIEHNMDIIKVADHIIDLGIEGGNAGGQILCTGTPKEIIKNKISYTAQFLKEEMK is encoded by the coding sequence ATGGCAAATGAAAACATCAGTGAAATAGATTTTCTGGAAGTTGTTGGTGCACGTGCTCACAATCTTAAAAACATTGATGTAACAATTCCAAGAAATAAGCTCGTTGTAATAACCGGTTTAAGCGGAAGTGGAAAGTCGTCACTCGCCTTTGATACCATTTATGCTGAAGGTCAAAGACGTTACATTGAAAGTTTTTCTGCTTATGCGCGCCAATTTCTTGGTAACATGGAGCGTCCCGATGTAGATAAAATAACCGGTTTAAGTCCAGTTATCTCTATCGAACAAAAAACCGTTAACAAAAATCCGCGTTCTACAGTTGGTACCATCACTGAAATCTATGATTTTTTAAGATTACTTTATGCCAGAGCATCTGATGCATACTCCTATGTAACTGGTGAAAAGATGGTTCGCTATTCTGACGATCAAATCATTCAACTTATCCTGGAAAAATTTCAAGATCAGAAAATATTAATTCTTGCTCCCGTTGTAAAAGGCAGAAAAGGGCATTACCGCGAACTGTTCGAACAAATTAAAAAATGGGGGTATCTGCGCGTTCGCATTGATGGAGAAGTTGTTGAATTAACCAAACGAATTCAACTTGACAGATACAAAGTACACGACATTGAAATTGTAATTGACCGATTGGAAGTAAACAACGAAGCGCGTCCACGTATTTCCGAATCGATGCAGCTGGCTATGAAACAAGGCAAGGGCATCATCATGGTTCAGCCCTTCAAAACCGGAAAAATTGAAGAAGAATACGGGAAAGTTGAGTTTTACAGTCGACACCTCATGTGCCCCACATCCGGCATTTCTTACGATGAGCCACAGCCAAATTTATTTTCATTCAACTCACCCTATGGAGCCTGCCCTCAATGTAACGGCTTAGGAATGATTTCCGAAGTTGATATCGACAAAATCATTCCCAATAAGAAATTGTCTATCCGAAAGGGAGCAATTGCACCCATTGGTCCGCACAAAGGCACTTGGATTTTCAAACAACTGGAAGCGATTGGCGACAAATACGGGTTTACACTAGACACACCAGTTGAAGACATTTCAGATGAAGCCATCAACACCATTTTATTTGGTTCGGATGAAGTATTTAAAATAAAGCAATTTACTGATAGTGCCGCAACAAGTTATAGCATTGCATTTGAAGGAATCGCCAATTTCATCATCAAGCAAAATGACGAACAAAGCTCACCTACTATTGAAAAATGGATCCAAGGCTTCATGAATAAAGTACCTTGCGCCAAATGTGATGGAACAAAGTTGAAGAAAGAATCATTGCATTTTAAAATCGACAAAAAAAATATTGCAGAACTTTCCGAGATGGGAATTCTCGAATTGAATGAATGGTTTAAAGATATTGAAAAACGATTAAGCTCAAAACAGAATACAATTGCCAAAGAGGTTTTAAAAGAAATCCGAACACGTATTTCATTTTTATTGGATGTCGGATTGGATTATCTTTCACTGAACAGAAGCTCCAGAACACTATCTGGTGGGGAAGCTCAACGTATTCGATTAGCAACACAAATTGGCTCACAGCTTGTTGGGGTATTGTACATTTTGGATGAACCGAGTATTGGTTTGCATCAACGAGACAATGTTCGCTTGATAAATGCACTCAAAAATTTGCGTGACATCGGCAACTCGGTTATTGTTGTTGAACACGACAAAGAAATGATACTCGCTGCTGATCATGTGATTGATATAGGACCGGCTGCAGGAATACATGGAGGCAAAATTATTGCACAAGGAACTCCAAAAGAAATTTTAAAATTTCACACACTTACCTCCGATTATATTAACGGGGTAAAAGAAATTGCAATCCCAAAAGAAACCAGAAAAGGAAGCGGAAAATCTTTGGTGTTAAAAGGTGCAAAAGGGAATAACTTAAAAGATGTTTCTGTAGAATTTCCGTTAGGAAAACTCATCTGTGTAACGGGTGTTTCCGGAAGCGGAAAATCAACCCTCATCAACGAAACCCTTTATCCCATTCTGAATAAACATTTTTATCGTGCTGAAAAAAAACCGATGCCTTTTAAATCCATCACTGGTTTAGAACACATCGATAAGGTAATTGATATTGACCAATCTCCGATTGGTAGAACACCCAGAAGTAATCCGGCAACATATACCAATGTTTTTTCCGACATCAGAACACTGTTTGCTGAAATTCCTGAAGCAAAAATCAGAGGTTATAAACCTGGAAGATTTTCTTTTAATGTAAAAGGTGGAAGATGCGAAACGTGCCAGGGTGCAGGATTAAGAACTATTGAAATGAATTTTTTACCGGATGTGTACGTCAACTGTGAAACATGCAATGGCAAACGATATAACAAAGAAACACTGGAAATTCGATTTAAAGGAAAATCAATCAGCGATGTCTTAAACATGACGATCGATAATGCAGTTGAGTTTTTCTCCAGCATTCCTTCTATTATTCAAAAAATTAAAACATTACAAAATGTAGGGTTAGGATACATCACATTAGGACAACAAAGCACAACACTCTCCGGTGGTGAAGCGCAACGAGTAAAATTGGCTACAGAATTATCCAAACGAGATACAGGAAGCACATTTTATATTTTGGATGAACCGACTACCGGATTGCATTTTGAAGACATTCGAATTTTACTGGAAGTACTGAACAAATTGGTAGATAGTGGCAACACGGTTCTTGTCATCGAGCACAATATGGATATTATAAAAGTAGCCGATCATATTATTGATCTAGGAATTGAAGGCGGAAATGCCGGTGGTCAAATCTTATGCACGGGAACTCCAAAAGAGATTATAAAAAATAAAATTAGCTATACGGCACAATTTCTGAAGGAAGAAATGAAATAG
- a CDS encoding TIGR00730 family Rossman fold protein: protein MTNQDEDKIRKAFAAKDWNDIKAADSWQIFKIMSEFVEGFEKMSRIGPCVSIFGSARTKTTNPYYKLAEEIAFKLTREGYGVISGGGPGIMEAANKGAKAGGGKSVGLNIVLPFEQTSNTFIDNDKSINFDYFFVRKTIFLKYSQGFIAMPGGFGTLDELFEAITLIQTNKVAHFPIVLVGKKYWEGLLSWVKETMLNEEHNISEKDLELFKIVDTADDAVVIINEFYSKYLLKPNF, encoded by the coding sequence ATGACCAATCAAGACGAAGACAAAATCAGAAAAGCATTTGCAGCCAAAGACTGGAATGATATAAAAGCAGCAGACTCCTGGCAGATTTTCAAAATCATGAGTGAATTTGTAGAAGGCTTCGAAAAAATGAGCCGAATTGGCCCCTGCGTTTCTATTTTTGGGTCAGCACGAACAAAAACAACCAATCCATACTATAAACTCGCAGAAGAAATTGCTTTCAAATTGACACGTGAAGGTTATGGAGTTATCAGCGGTGGTGGTCCCGGAATTATGGAAGCAGCCAATAAAGGTGCGAAAGCCGGTGGCGGGAAATCTGTTGGACTGAACATTGTTTTGCCATTTGAGCAAACATCCAATACATTTATAGACAATGACAAAAGCATCAACTTTGATTATTTCTTTGTAAGAAAAACCATCTTCCTAAAATATTCACAAGGATTTATAGCAATGCCGGGAGGATTTGGAACATTGGATGAATTGTTCGAAGCCATCACACTCATCCAAACAAATAAAGTGGCTCACTTCCCAATCGTTTTAGTTGGTAAAAAATATTGGGAAGGCTTATTAAGCTGGGTAAAAGAAACGATGTTGAATGAAGAACACAACATTAGTGAAAAAGATTTAGAGCTGTTTAAGATTGTAGACACCGCGGATGATGCGGTTGTTATCATCAATGAATTTTACTCTAAATATTTATTAAAACCAAATTTCTAG